A region of Arabidopsis thaliana chromosome 5, partial sequence DNA encodes the following proteins:
- the PKS4 gene encoding phytochrome kinase substrate 4 (phytochrome kinase substrate 4 (PKS4); Has 1807 Blast hits to 1807 proteins in 277 species: Archae - 0; Bacteria - 0; Metazoa - 736; Fungi - 347; Plants - 385; Viruses - 0; Other Eukaryotes - 339 (source: NCBI BLink).), whose protein sequence is MAQTTVTVVATKRDALDPYIKILQNRSNDIDVSFSSYLKPDNNEQQQKENEDTELSIFEARSYFSENGSNDSRCQTRNLSGPRFSSVASAKVSSFTVGQTASSEASWNSQTGLLSNKNRQGSDRDGRRSSKKGPRWFFRRRACPCSSSKSVQVQESKPRIAVPKTGSDRIVSNRIVHSHQTISSPEPIRLTIPSNTVTRSIDYTANKEARAPVSNFSFPTLNETSQLSENPKNPVLNHIKPVRIEPALLPIKPVLNPTSPKGVIIDEEATSDASSDLFEIESFSTQTAARPWAPPVRDSMEETVSEYGYEPSEASVTWSVMTAEPASAVAANFSRIALSSSSTAFSGYDKKRTGLLNCHCEKAVMVNGDKRLVQPVKSVGVQNDVAGKVLCNNGSSKLSVTSRPRQ, encoded by the coding sequence ATGGCGCAAACTACTGTCACTGTAGTCGCGACCAAACGCGATGCTCTTGATCCTTACATCAAGATTCTTCAGAATCGATCAAACGACATCGAtgtctccttctcttcttacCTCAAACCAGACAACAacgaacaacaacaaaaggagAATGAAGATACTGAGCTAAGTATCTTCGAAGCTCGAAGTTACTTTAGCGAAAACGGAAGCAACGATAGTCGATGCCAGACGAGGAATCTAAGTGGTCCAAGATTTTCTTCGGTCGCATCTGCAAAAGTGTCTTCTTTTACCGTGGGACAAACGGCATCCTCTGAAGCTAGCTGGAACAGCCAAACCGGTTTGCTCTCTAACAAAAACCGCCAAGGATCGGACAGAGATGGACGTAGAAGCAGCAAGAAAGGACCAAGATGGTTTTTTAGACGCAGGGCTTGTCCATGTTCTAGCTCCAAGTCCGTTCAGGTCCAAGAATCCAAACCAAGAATCGCAGTGCCCAAAACCGGTTCTGACCGAATCGTCTCGAACCGAATAGTTCATAGTCATCAGACGATATCTTCACCTGAGCCAATAAGATTAACGATCCCTTCAAACACTGTGACTCGGTCCATCGATTACACTGCAAACAAAGAAGCTAGAGCTCCAGTTAGTAATTTTAGCTTCCCAACTCTAAACGAAACTTCACAATTATCAGAAAATCCCAAGAATCCGGTTTTGAATCATATTAAACCGGTACGAATTGAACCGGCTCTGCTTCCGATTAAACCGGTTCTGAATCCTACGAGTCCCAAGGGAGTCATCATAGACGAAGAAGCCACAAGCGACGCAAGCTCCGATCTTTTTGAGATAGAGAGCTTCTCTACTCAAACCGCAGCTCGTCCATGGGCTCCACCAGTACGGGACTCGATGGAAGAGACCGTGTCTGAGTACGGTTACGAGCCAAGCGAAGCAAGTGTTACTTGGAGCGTTATGACCGCCGAGCCGGCCTCGGCCGTTGCAGCTAACTTCTCAAGAATTGCCTTGTCGTCATCGTCTACAGCATTTAGTGGTTACGATAAGAAGAGAACCGGTTTGTTGAACTGTCATTGTGAGAAGGCGGTTATGGTTAACGGCGATAAGCGTTTAGTGCAACCGGTTAAGAGCGTTGGTGTTCAAAACGACGTCGCGGGAAAGGTGTTGTGCAACAATGGCAGTTCTAAACTAAGCGTGACGAGTAGACCAAGGCAATGA
- a CDS encoding Calcium-binding EF-hand family protein (Calcium-binding EF-hand family protein; FUNCTIONS IN: calcium ion binding; INVOLVED IN: biological_process unknown; LOCATED IN: cellular_component unknown; EXPRESSED IN: 22 plant structures; EXPRESSED DURING: 13 growth stages; CONTAINS InterPro DOMAIN/s: EF-Hand 1, calcium-binding site (InterPro:IPR018247), EF-HAND 2 (InterPro:IPR018249), EF-hand-like domain (InterPro:IPR011992), Calcium-binding EF-hand (InterPro:IPR002048); BEST Arabidopsis thaliana protein match is: Calcium-binding EF-hand family protein (TAIR:AT3G10300.3); Has 30201 Blast hits to 17322 proteins in 780 species: Archae - 12; Bacteria - 1396; Metazoa - 17338; Fungi - 3422; Plants - 5037; Viruses - 0; Other Eukaryotes - 2996 (source: NCBI BLink).): protein MSGYPPTSQGYGYGYGGGNQPPPPQPPYSSGGNNPPYGSSTTSSPYAVPYGASKPQSSSSSAPTYGSSSYGAPPPSAPYAPSPGDYNKPPKEKPYGGGYGAPPPSGSSDYGSYGAGPRPSQPSGHGGGYGATPPHGVSDYGSYGGAPPRPASSGHGGGYGGYPPQASYGSPFASLIPSGFAPGTDPNIVACFQAADQDGSGFIDDKELQGALSSYQQRFSMRTVHLLMYLFTNSNAMKIGPKEFTALFYSLQNWRSIFERSDKDRSGRIDVNELRDALLSLGFSVSPVVLDLLVSKFDKSGGKNRAIEYDNFIECCLTVKGLTEKFKEKDTAYSGSATFNYESFMLTVLPFLIA, encoded by the exons ATGTCAGGATATCCTCCGACTAGCCAAGGTTACGGTTACGGTTACGGCGGCGGTAATCAACCTCCACCACCTCAACCACCTTACTCTTCCGGCGGAAACAATCCTCCCTACGGATCATCAACAACCTCTTCTCCTTACGCTGTACCCTACGGCGCATCTAAACCAcaatcatcatcctcttctgcGCCGACGTACGGATCTTCATCATACGGAGCACCGCCTCCTTCAGCTCCGTACGCGCCTTCTCCAGGAGACTACAACAAGCCGCCAAAGGAGAAACCATACGGAGGAGGCTACGGAGCTCCACCACCGTCTGGATCTTCAGATTACGGAAGTTACGGTGCTGGACCTCGTCCGTCGCAGCCGTCTGGGCACGGTGGAGGATACGGAGCTACTCCACCGCATGGGGTTTCTGACTATGGAAGTTACGGTGGTGCTCCACCTCGTCCAGCGTCTTCTGGTCACGGTGGCGGATACGGAGGTTATCCTCCGCAAGCCTCTTATGGAAGTCCTTTTGCTTCTCTGATTCCGTCAGGTTTTGCTCCGGGGACAGATCCGAATATAGTGGCTTGCTTTCAGGCTGCAGATCAAGATGGTAGTGGCTTTATTGATGATAAGGAGCTTCAAGGAGCTCTCTCTTCTTATCAACAGAGATTCAGTATGAGAACTGTTCATCTTCTTATGTATCTATTCACCAATAGCAATGCTATGAAAATCG GACCTAAGGAGTTTACTGCACTTTTCTACAGTCTTCAGAACTGGAGG TCCATTTTTGAGAGGTCTGATAAGGACAGGAGTGGAAGAATAGATGTGAATGAGCTGAGAGATGCGCTTTTGAGCCTTGGGTTTTCGGTTTCTCCTGTGGTTTTGGATCTGCTGGTTTCCAAGTTTGACAAAAGCGGAGGCAAGAACAGGGCTATCGAATATGACAATTTCATTGA GTGCTGTCTCACTGTTAAG GGGCTGACAGAGAAGTTCAAGGAGAAGGACACAGCATACTCAGGCTCAGCTACTTTCAACTACGAAAGCTTCATGCTCACCGTCCTCCCCTTCCTCATCgcataa
- a CDS encoding CCCH-type zinc fingerfamily protein with RNA-binding domain-containing protein (CCCH-type zinc fingerfamily protein with RNA-binding domain; FUNCTIONS IN: RNA binding, zinc ion binding, nucleotide binding, nucleic acid binding; INVOLVED IN: biological_process unknown; LOCATED IN: cellular_component unknown; EXPRESSED IN: sperm cell; CONTAINS InterPro DOMAIN/s: Zinc finger, CCCH-type (InterPro:IPR000571), RNA recognition motif, RNP-1 (InterPro:IPR000504), Nucleotide-binding, alpha-beta plait (InterPro:IPR012677); BEST Arabidopsis thaliana protein match is: CCCH-type zinc fingerfamily protein with RNA-binding domain (TAIR:AT2G29580.1); Has 1807 Blast hits to 1807 proteins in 277 species: Archae - 0; Bacteria - 0; Metazoa - 736; Fungi - 347; Plants - 385; Viruses - 0; Other Eukaryotes - 339 (source: NCBI BLink).) produces the protein MAQIEDKSRKLDCIPICPLFDAGRQCTRGTMCLYRHEINRGLDCHGRSGLENPFVLEVLARACNTGPLKPPEDQSIKTLYIRRLINSSVLEQDIRDHFCPYGEIESIVIFPHRGGGTCAFLTYTTRLAAEKAMLELSSWTDIKGQRVKLLWGPTEKWQHKMTGAAISSTQEVGSSSSNTADLVTKLVHSLEKL, from the exons ATGGCCCAAATTGAGGATAAAAGTAGGAAACTAGACTGCATACCAATTTGTCCTTTATTCGACGCTGGTCGCCAGTGTACAAGAGGTACCATGTGTCTATACCGCCATGAGATCAACAGAGGCTTAGATTGTCATGGTCGTTCTGG GTTAGAAAACCCATTTGTACTCGAGGTGCTTGCAAGAGCTTGTAACACGGGCCCTTTGAAACCACCAGAGGATCAAAGTATTAAAACTCTTTACATCCGTAGACTTATTAACTCCAGTGTCCTCGAGCAGGACATCCGAGACCATTTCTGCCCCTATGGTGAAATCGAATCTATTGTTATCTTCCCCCACCGAGGAGGAGGCACCTGTGCCTTCCTCACTTACACTACCCGTCTAGCTGCTGAGAAGGCCATGCTTGAGCTCTCCTCCTGGACTGACATCAAAGGCCAGAGGGTTAAACTCTTGTGGGGACCTACTGAAAAATGGCAGCACAAAATGACTGGTGCTGCCATTTCTTCAACCCAAGAGGTTGGTTCTTCTAGCTCCAATACTGCTGACTTGGTAACTAAATTAGTACATTCTCTAGAAAAGCTTTAA
- the MC9 gene encoding metacaspase 9 (metacaspase 9 (MC9); FUNCTIONS IN: cysteine-type peptidase activity; INVOLVED IN: proteolysis; LOCATED IN: apoplast; EXPRESSED IN: 11 plant structures; EXPRESSED DURING: 4 anthesis, C globular stage, petal differentiation and expansion stage; CONTAINS InterPro DOMAIN/s: Peptidase C14, caspase catalytic (InterPro:IPR011600); BEST Arabidopsis thaliana protein match is: metacaspase 6 (TAIR:AT1G79320.1); Has 1807 Blast hits to 1807 proteins in 277 species: Archae - 0; Bacteria - 0; Metazoa - 736; Fungi - 347; Plants - 385; Viruses - 0; Other Eukaryotes - 339 (source: NCBI BLink).) yields the protein MDQQGMVKKRLAVLVGCNYPNTRNELHGCINDVLAMKETILSRFGFKQDDIEVLTDEPESKVKPTGANIKAALRRMVDKAQAGSGDILFFHYSGHGTRIPSVKSAHPFKQDEAIVPCDFNLITDVDFRELVNQLPKGTSFTMISDSCHSGGLIDKEKEQIGPSSVSSNISPAIETTNKTITSRALPFKAVLDHLSSLTGITTSDIGTHLLELFGRDAGLKFRLPAMDLMDLLETMTAREKHVDSGILMSGCQADETSADVGVGNGKAYGAFSNAIQRVLNENEGAMKNKQLVMMARDVLERLGFHQHPCLYCSDQNADATFLSQP from the coding sequence ATGGATCAACAAGGGATGGTCAAGAAAAGACTAGCCGTTCTCGTCGGCTGCAACTACCCTAACACAAGGAACGAGCTTCACGGTTGCATCAATGATGTTCTAGCCATGAAAGAAACTATTTTGTCACGTTTCGGATTCAAACAAGACGACATTGAGGTGCTAACGGACGAGCCAGAATCAAAGGTAAAGCCGACAGGTGCCAACATCAAGGCTGCTCTACGTAGGATGGTGGATAAAGCTCAAGCCGGATCTGGAGACATCTTGTTCTTCCACTACAGTGGCCATGGAACTCGTATTCCTTCGGTTAAATCTGCTCATCCTTTTAAACAAGACGAAGCTATTGTTCCTTGTGATTTCAATCTCATCACAGATGTTGATTTCCGAGAATTGGTCAATCAACTTCCTAAAGGAACAAGCTTTACCATGATCTCTGATTCTTGCCATAGTGGTGGTCTCATCGACAAGGAGAAAGAACAGATCGGACCCTCTTCGGTCTCCAGCAACATATCTCCGGCTATTGAGACAACGAACAAGACTATAACATCACGTGCCTTGCCCTTCAAGGCAGTCCTTGACCACTTGAGTTCTCTCACCGGAATTACAACTTCCGACATCGGCACACATCTACTTGAGCTCTTTGGCCGCGATGCTGGTCTTAAGTTTCGGTTACCGGCAATGGATCTAATGGATCTTTTGGAGACTATGACGGCCCGTGAAAAACACGTGGACTCAGGGATATTGATGAGCGGGTGTCAGGCGGATGAGACGTCTGCTGACGTCGGCGTTGGGAACGGGAAAGCGTACGGAGCGTTTAGCAACGCGATTCAAAGGGTGTTGAACGAAAATGAAGGTGCCATGAAGAACAAGCAACTAGTGATGATGGCAAGGGATGTGCTTGAGAGACTAGGGTTTCATCAACACCCTTGTCTCTACTGCAGCGACCAGAACGCAGACGCGACGTTCCTTTCTCAACCTTGA
- the ACA3 gene encoding alpha carbonic anhydrase 3 (alpha carbonic anhydrase 3 (ACA3); FUNCTIONS IN: carbonate dehydratase activity, zinc ion binding; INVOLVED IN: response to carbon dioxide, one-carbon metabolic process; LOCATED IN: endomembrane system; EXPRESSED IN: 11 plant structures; EXPRESSED DURING: L mature pollen stage, M germinated pollen stage, 4 anthesis, C globular stage, petal differentiation and expansion stage; CONTAINS InterPro DOMAIN/s: Carbonic anhydrase, alpha-class, catalytic domain (InterPro:IPR001148), Carbonic anhydrase, CAH1-like (InterPro:IPR018340); BEST Arabidopsis thaliana protein match is: alpha carbonic anhydrase 4 (TAIR:AT4G20990.1); Has 1807 Blast hits to 1807 proteins in 277 species: Archae - 0; Bacteria - 0; Metazoa - 736; Fungi - 347; Plants - 385; Viruses - 0; Other Eukaryotes - 339 (source: NCBI BLink).) — MKTIILFVTFLALSSSSLADETETEFHYKPGEIADPSKWSSIKAEWKICGTGKRQSPINLTPKIARIVHNSTEILQTYYKPVEAILKNRGFDMKVKWEDDAGKIVINDTDYKLVQSHWHAPSEHFLDGQRLAMELHMVHKSVEGHLAVIGVLFREGEPNAFISRIMDKIHKIADVQDGEVSIGKIDPREFGWDLTKFYEYRGSLTTPPCTEDVMWTIINKVGTVSREQIDVLTDARRGGYEKNARPAQPLNGRLVYLNEQSSPSPTPRLRIPRVGPV, encoded by the exons atgaaaaccaTTATCCTTTTTGTAACATTTCttgctctttcttcttcatctctagCCG ATGAGACAGAGACTGAATTTCATTACAAACCCGGTGAGATAGCCGATCCCTCGAAATGGAGCAGTATCAAGGCTGAATGGAAAATTTGCGGGACAGGGAAGAGGCAATCGCCAATCAATCTTACTCCAAAAATAGCTCGCATTGTTCACAATTCTACAGAGATTCTTCAGACATATTACAAACCTGTAGAGGCTATTCTTAAGAACCGTGGATTCGACATGAAGGTTAAGTGGGAAGACGATGCAGGGAAGATCGTGATCAATGATACCGACTATAAATTGGTTCAAAGCCACTGGCACGCACCTTCAGAGCATTTTCTCGATGGACAGAG GTTGGCAATGGAACTTCACATGGTACACAAAAGTGTAGAAGGGCACTTGGCAGTGATTGGAGTTCTCTTCAGAGAAGGAGAACCAAATGCTTTCATTTCGCGG ATCATGGACAAGATCCATAAGATCGCAGACGTACAAGATGGAGAGGTCAGCATCGGAAAGATAGATCCAAGAGAATTTGGATGGGATCTTACAAAGTTTTATGAATACAGAGGTTCTCTCACGACTCCTCCTTGCACGGAAGATGTCATGTGGACCATCATCAACAAG GTGGGGACTGTTTCACGTGAGCAAATTGATGTATTGACAGATGCTCGTCGCGGT GGTTATGAGAAGAACGCGAGACCAGCTCAACCTCTGAACGGACGTCTGGTTTATTTAAACGAGCAGTCCAGTCCAAGTCCAACTCCACGGCTAAGAATACCACGAGTTGGTCCGGTCTAA